DNA from Canis lupus dingo isolate Sandy chromosome 27, ASM325472v2, whole genome shotgun sequence:
GCCATGAGACAGCTGCACCCAGAAGCCATTGCCGCCATCCAGAGCAAGGCCTTGTTTAGCAAGGCTGAGGAACAGCTGCTGAGCAAAGTGGGATCGGTAAGGCTGAGGGGCCGGGGAGAGGCCTGACCACTGGGAAGACCCCTGACACAGGGAGGCCCCGTCGCCTGGAGACATGCCCTGCGGGTGCTCATATATCTGCAGGCACCTTTGTGGATGGGGTCCTCAGGAAGAGCCAAGACCGGCTCCCTCTTCTTCCAGCCGCtagtgggttgggggatgggggccggggggggggggggcgcggtgcACAGCGGGTGTGGCAGAGACGAGAACGAGAACACCCAGGTGCTGAGAACAGGCTTGCCCTCCAGACCAGCCAGCCCACCTTGGAGACGTTCCAGGACCTGCTGCACAGACACCCCGATGCCTTCTACCTGGCCCGTACTGCCAAGGCCTTGCAGGCCCACTGGCAGCTCATGAAGCAGTATTACCTGCTGGAGGACCAGACAGGTAACTGGCGCCGGGAGCTGGCGGAGTGGTGCGCGCGTGTGAGGTTGTCTGGGCTCGGCTGCCCTCGGGTGCCAGTAATGGATCCTTCCGAGGCCCCCGGTGCCTTGCCTGGGATCCTGAGCAAAAAGTCTAAATGAGAGGCTTGTCTCCCACTTCTGTTCTTGTCGTTGTTGACCTAGCGCACCGTCATGTAAGTGGCATGTTCTCCACGAATCACACTGAAACATGAGTAAAGTGTGAAAGTTCCCTTCGCTGCTTACCCTTCCCCGTTTCCTTCCCTAGAGATGCTACTACCCTAGAGAAGGTACTTTTTCTAAGTCTTTCTGCCCGTCTCCCCTCCCCACAATCCTCCTCGTTCCTTTGGCGCCGTCCAGAAAGCCCTTCACGCCCAGGCCTTCTGCTCCTGTTAGGCTCGCACTCCTAACGACGGGTACCGGGAAGGTCAGCTGCTAAACCGCGTGCAGCTCCTTGTTCCGTTTGGGACTTGGGTTCGGTCTTTCCTTGGACGTCGGTCATAGCATGGACGCTCTGCTCTCCCTTCTGGACAGTGCCGTCTGTCAGCATCTCCAGGGTTGTTCCCGCGGTTCTAGAAATGAGGCTGTGCCTGTGTCCTCCACCTACTACTCCCTGGCCCTGCTGCTCCTGGTTATGAAAAGATACTCCTGCAAGAGGATTTTCAGGAATCTTGTCAGGGAGGGCCCCACCTTTTTCTTCTGAGGATTTCTGAATTTAGTGAGCAGCTCTCTCCACTCCTGCTACTGCCAGAtttctgcttctgcctcaggCTCCGGTGTCCCTGAATCCCCACGGAGAGCGTGAACGCTGCTGGCTAAAGTCTATTTTTGCTGCTGTAGCTAGCTTCTTTGAAAGTTACTTTGTACAACTTAGAGATTCAGTTTTTCTCTCCGGGAGTCTTCTCTGGGGCATTTGATTTCTCCTTGGCCTCCTTGGCCGCACAGTGCTGGGATCCCTACACGCTGCTTAGCTCCCAAGCGGGTTTAGTGGGGTTTTAGGCAGCTGTGGTGGGGATggagcccggggggtgggggggaggtgacCACCCCAGTCCCTTGTCTCCCACAGTCTGACCTTGCAGTTGAGGGGAGGGTAGCATTTGTGGCTCCTGTGCAGCCTCCGTCACTTCCCTGGGAGGCAGTGAAGACTCCCCCGGTGTGGACACTGCTCAGCCGGCAGTTCTCAGGCCACCAGCTAGTGGGCGCTGCCACCACGCGACACCGCAGGCTGGGAGCCGCTGGCCAGGAGGCAGTTGTTCTGAGTTTGGGGGCCAATCTCTTTATAGTTGGaccagaaagaaaactgaaaaccttTCATGCAACTATTTATCCTCAATGTACTTGACGGACTGTGATACTCTATCCCATTTCGTATttgtgaaacaaatgaaaactggTTTTGTGACCTTTAAGATATCATTAACCCACAGCTTGAAAAACGCTGGCGGAAGGCATGGTGGCTCTCTTCTGGCTCACCCTAAGTGGGGCTTGACTGGCATGTGCCCACCGCCTCTTGCTGAGTGTGGCCAAAAAGGTCGGGGAGTATATGATGTGAGAGAGGAGCATTTTGGATTTGGAATCGGGAAAGCGGGGCTCGAATCCTGGGTCTGTCCTAAACCTGAGGGCCGTGGTGTAGCCCTCCTTCCTGGAGCTGCCTCGGGCAGGGGCCTAGCGTCAGGGCCTTCCCTCCTAAGTTCACGGCTATGTGAGAGCTTCACACGCTGAAAAGCACACACAAAAGGTCAACTTTAATTCCCTTTTTTTCTAGAATCACCTCTGCCCTTAGCTGATGTCAGGACTGCTTTGTGTCACATTAGCTTGCTGCCCAGTCGGGCACGTGCTCTGTTACCTGTTGATCTCAGCACAGAACCGTGCACGTGTGGCCTGGTCTCCCTAGTTGGCCCCTGAGTTCAGTCCCCTTGCTGCAGAGGGTGGAGAGGGGGCAGCGGCGCTGACCATCTCTCCGTCCTTTGTTCAGTGCAGCCGCTGCCCAAGGGGGACCAAGTGCTCAACTTTTCCGACGCAGAGGACCTGATCGACGACAGTAAGCTCAAGTGAGTGGCTGAGGTCACAAGCAGGGTGCAGAGTGGAGTGTGTCCCGGGGACAGAGCTCTCCGGGCCGCCCGGCCCTACCTTCTGCGGCGGGGAGCTGAGCCCAGCGCACACTCAGCCTCATGCTCCGCTTGTCCCCTGGTCGCCTTGATGAGGGTCCCCACCACCACTCAGGGAAAGGAGGCTAGTCCAACAGAGGAGCAGCGTCTTGGGTTCCTCAGCCGAGGGACTCAGGGACACCTTAATGAGCCGAGTAGCACCTGATGGTCGTGGCAGGTGAGCTGGAAGTGGATCCTGACGTGTCTTTCTCCCCCACAGGGACATGCGGGATGAGGTCCTGGAGCATGGTGAGTGTACCCCGGTGGGGCTGTTAGGGGGTAGAAGCTCCTGCTAGCACAGAGGACCAGTACAAGGTACCGGTGGCCTCAGAGTGTCCCTCCTTACCACCCACCTCACCCCAGAGCTGACAGTGGCCGACCGGCGCCAGAAACGAGAGATCCGACAGCTGGAACAGGAGCTGCATAAGTGGCAGGTGCTGGTAGACAGCATCACAGGTGAGGAGGGCCAGGCTTCAGCTCCCTTCGCCCCACCCCAAGACCCCTGCTGGCCTGGCTGGGTGCACCCTCATCTCCCAGCCCCCGGCTCACTGCCTTCTGCCCTGTGGCCCTAAGGAGTGGGCTCTCCCTGACACAAGCCACTCTTCGCGCAGGTATGAGCTCTCCTGACTTCGACAACCAGACGCTGGCAGTGCTGCGGGGCCGCATGGTGCGGTACCTGATGCGCTCCCGAGAGGTAAGGCGGGCCCAGCCGCCTGCTGCCGCAGGTTGCCCTCCTCTGTCATGCTGGTCTTGACCCCGCTCGCCTTTCTGTGTCTGGTCCCTGATTTCTCATCTTTCCCTGGCCTGTGTAGACCCATTCCTCAGGTCCCAGCCCTCACCTGCCCCATTTCCCCAGATCACCCTGGGCAGAGCAACCAAGGATAACCAGATTGATGTGGACCTGTCTCTGGAGGGTCCGGCCTGGAAGATCTCCCGGAAGCAAGGTACCAGCAGGAGGCAGTGTGGGGGTgtccctcccagcctccagccctccagccctgtgGCTTGGTCTCCATGGGAACCGTCATCCAGcgctggggctgagctggggctgaGCCACTGGCATTTCAAGATTTCTAAGTTGGGAGTCCCGGGTGCCTTCTAGCCTGTCCCTGGGAAGCAGTGCGCGTGGGGACTTCAGGCCCTCCCTTGGCCTTCCCTGTCCCCTCATCCGCCTTTGCCTCTCCATCCCTACAGGTGTCATTAAGCTGAAAAATAATGGTGATTTCTTCATTGCCAATGAGGGTCGGCGGCCCATCTACATCGATGGACGGCCAGTACTGTGTGGCTCCAAGTGGCGCCTCAGCAACAATTCCGTGGTGGAGGTGAGCTCAGAGGGAGGAGAGGTCGGGAGACCAGGAGTGCGGGGAGCCGGTATGCGGGCCTGGCCCCCCCATCCCACCTCTGTCCTCGAGCCACCCTTCTCTCCCGCTCGTAGATTGCCAGCCTGAGATTCGTCTTCCTCATCAACCAGGACCTCATCGCCCTTATTCGGGCCGAGGCTGCCAAGATCACGCCACAGTGAGGGGTGGTGGCAGGACCCATGTGCTCTctgtggcctcagtttcccctgccATTCCAGCCCCTTGGAGCTGGAACTCAGGCTCCTGGAAAAACCATAGTAGGCAGGAGGAAACCCAACTGCGGGCCCATTGATCTGAGCCTCTGGTAGGGCAGGGCTGGTCCTGGGAAGCCCCTGGAGGCTGGAACCCTCCAGCTTCCTTAGAGCCagagcccctcccctcctctctctgcaggctgccctcctcttccctcGGGTTCCCACCTTTGCCCTTTCGTCTCCAGCTGATTAACTTCAGactttacctttattatttttcttttgtaaataaaaagcaCCAAGTTCCAAAGtagctcattttatttatttttttaatataaaaaatgggACTGGGGAGACAGGGACACATGCAGGGGATGGCAGGGTCCCTCCTGGCCTCAGGCCTCTGTCCCCCCATCCTGCAGAGGGAGAGACGGTCAGAGGAAGAGGCTGAGGGGTACGAAGATTCCCAGCCTGGGGCCTGCCCCTGAGGCTCCAGGCCACCCGGAGTCGGGGGCTGGGCCCTCTTTAATTCTCCGCTCCCTGCCCTGACCCGGAGGCAGCATGGAGTCCCAGGGATGGCCGCCGTGCTTCCTCCGCCCCGGGTTCAGGCGGAGCAGCCGCTGGCAGCAGGTCTGGCAACACTGAGTTCTGGGGCTGGCGGTCAGACCCCTGTGCCCTCTTCCTGGGTCCACTGGACTGTGCCAGAGCCATGGCAGCCAATAAGCACCATCTCCAGGCTGTGGGGTTCCCAGGGCAAGGccaagcccccagcccccggcggGGGCTCTCCAGTACTAGCAGCCTCGGCCTGGTTCACGGGCTCCGGGGGCCCAGTCCGAGCCCCTTCCTCAGGAGGCGGTGAGCCAGGGGTGCTGGGCTCGGGGCCGAGTTCGCCTGAGCCCGGGGGCTCAGAGTCAGAGGTGGAGGTCCAGAAAGCTGTGGCTCGAGGCCATGGGGAGCTCTGAGATGCTGGGGGGCCCCAGGGCCAAGGGGCCACGAGGGGAGGGGGTTCTGGACGAGGGTGGGGCCAGGTCCCACTCAAGACAGAGCCAGCTGGGGGCTGCAGGCAGTAGGAGGATGTCCCAGTGTCCACACACAGAGGCTGTAGGAGCCCAGAGGCGCTGGCTAGGCACGGCCCCTCCCCTGCGGCCCGAGGGCAAGGGCCCTCCCCATGGGGTGCCAGGACTTGCTGCACAGCCTGGCGAAGCGACTGCAGGCCCTCGCGCATCTGCAGCACCTGCTCGGACAGCTCTGTCACCTTTGGGGAGCGAGGTAGGAGAAAAGAATGACGTCAGAGGAGTCTGGAGCTCCCGGACAGcagcgcccgcccccgccccaccctgcccctcacccaccGCCTGCCGCAGCTTGTCCAGCGTGTCCACGTTTCTTGCCTCACCAGGCCCGAGGGGGACGGCGAGCAGGCCATTCTCTGCGAACAGTGGGATGGGGTTACAGGCGGCACTGGCAGAGGAGATGGCGCGGGGTCCGGGCCTCCGACCCTGCTGCCCGCCACAGCCGCTCCAGCCTTGCCCCAGCGGCATTCTGCTCACCGGGCCGGGGACCCAGGGATGCAGCCCTCACCTTCCCCTCGGGGAGCtgctcctgcccgccccccagaCACGTGACCACTCCCGGGAGCCCCTTACCCTGTCGGCTCCAGGGGCTGCGTGGGCGGCTCCAGGGGCTGCGTGGGCTGCacggcctggcctggccccactTGCAACCCTGCTTCCCCCACAGCCCCTGTCCTCCCCAGAGTCTTGGAGCCTTTATCCTATTTAACACACGCAGCCCCTGCATTACAGGCCCGAAGCCTGAAGCCGGGGCGGGTGCAAGGTCGCGCTGCTGCGGAGCCCAGTGCGTGGAGCTGAGCCCCGGCCTGCCTAGCACCAGTGCACTGGGCTTCACCACTAAACTGTACTGCCCGACCTGTAGGTTGAGGAGGGCAAGGGGGCACGTGCCCTGCCAGCCTGTCCCCAGGCCCCCCTACCTGGTccaggggaggggctgctgctGCACTCCGGGCCAGACTGCCCCACGCGGAAGGAGAACTTGGGCTGGTCGGAGCCACAGCCGTCCTCGATGCCATCTACTACCCTGAGGACACAGGTGCCAGGGCAGCAGATCAGTCCGCGGGTGGCCGCTGCCGGGCCCGGTGCCCACACACAGCAGCCCCCGCAGCCTGGAGCTCCGGGCCCGGGGAACGCTTGGTCCCTTTCCCTAGGGGCTTGCGGTTCTGCTAAGGATCCAACAGGACGCAGCAGAATTCTGAGCAGGGAAGGGCCAGGCACCAGGTGGGGGGCTGCGGGCCGCAGGAAGGTGGAGTCcaagaaggcttcccagaggaggcagggatgggccccagccccatcaccaccatctctgCCACGGTGTACCGAGGCCCAGGGCCTGCTTACCTGGGGCTCAGATCCGGGGGGACGTTCCATGGCACGGAGGGCAGCTGCAGCCCCTCTAAGCTCCGAGGGTGAACAGAGGGGCCGGCCCCAGCCTGCAAAGCCCCCGCCCTGCCCGGCCGTCCTCGGCCCCTCAGCCTGGGCCGGGGTGCCGTCCGGCGTGGGGACAGCAGCTTGgcagctgaggaggaggaggtgcagCCAGGGGACAGCAGGGGGCTGGAAGGCTCGTCAgccggggcgggggaggccgTGGGGCCCTGCTCCCCGTCCGTCTCTTTCTCCTCCAGCGTGGACATAAGGGTGTTGTCGCCACTCAGGGAGCTGGTGTCCGCCTGGGGACGGTGGGGCCAGAGGGGCGGCATGGGTAGCCCCTCCTgtgccccactccctgccccatcCCGCCCCCGTCTCCCCAGGAGGAGCTCCCTGGATGCCCTGTATCTCCCCCCTCGGAGGAAGAGGCTGGAGGGGGGGCTGTTTTTCTGCTGCCACTGCACAGCCACCAAGCCCTGAAGGAGGTTGCTGCCTGTCAGAATTCGAGCCGAGCGTGGGTACCCCACCCCTGGGCTCGGTCCCTCAGGCTAGCCGAGCTCCGCAGAGAACGCAGAGAACGCCTGCTAAAAGCTGCTTTGGGGTTAGGAAGATGAGCCAGGAAAAGTCAAAGCCCCTCAGAGCAGTCCTCACTCGTGGGGAAGAAACCAGGGAGGCCCCAGGGCTCTCGAGAGGCGGCCTGGAGGAGCAGGGCCGGGAGGGCCGGTGGAGCACGGGTGGCTGCGCAGGGGCAGGACGGACACGTGCCCCCACGATGTGTGGGGGCCCACACAGTGCCTCCCGAACCCCAGCCCCCTGTGCACACGTTCCCAGTGCCCTCACCTCTGCGGGGCCTCCACCGGCGCCCAGGTTGTAGCTGAGCTCCCCTCGGAGGCCCCGGCTGAAGCGTGGGGCAAACTCGGGGTACAATGCAAGGCTCTCGTGCAGCCCAGCCAGCTGTAGACATTGTAGGACGCAGTAGGTCAGCCCCTTTACATCGGCATTGGCCTTGACCACCTGCTCCCGCCGGGGCAGCTCGCAGCCAATCAGATCTCCCTTCCCTGGGAAGCGAAGCAGAGGTCAGCAGAGGTCAGCGAGCCCTGCCCCTCAGCACCCCCTGCGAGCTcagcggggggcgcgggggggcttGGGCcgcacagagaggagcagaggggcccaggccctggctgacccctgctgcctgcctctggctcctcaGGCCTGCAGTGAAGCACACCCCGGATCAAAGCCACTGCGCTGGACGCATTTACATTTTAGCTCGAGACAAACGAGTCCCCAATTCTCAGGGTTCTAAGGTTGCCTGTAGATCCAAACCCCTTATGAAAGTTAA
Protein-coding regions in this window:
- the MCRS1 gene encoding microspherule protein 1 isoform X1, with protein sequence MTRGTGRTAQRGRSGPDSQGLLDSSLMASGTASRSEDEESLAGQKRASSQALGTIPKRRSSSRFIKRKKFDDELVESSLAKSSTRAKGASGVEPGRCSGSEPSSSEKKKVSKAPSTPVPPSPAPTPGLTKRVKKSKQPLQVTKDLGRWKPADDLLLVNAVLQTNDLTSVHLGVKFSCRFTLREVQERWYALLYDPVISKLACQAMRQLHPEAIAAIQSKALFSKAEEQLLSKVGSTSQPTLETFQDLLHRHPDAFYLARTAKALQAHWQLMKQYYLLEDQTVQPLPKGDQVLNFSDAEDLIDDSKLKDMRDEVLEHELTVADRRQKREIRQLEQELHKWQVLVDSITGMSSPDFDNQTLAVLRGRMVRYLMRSREITLGRATKDNQIDVDLSLEGPAWKISRKQGVIKLKNNGDFFIANEGRRPIYIDGRPVLCGSKWRLSNNSVVEIASLRFVFLINQDLIALIRAEAAKITPQ
- the MCRS1 gene encoding microspherule protein 1 isoform X2, with the protein product MDKDSQGLLDSSLMASGTASRSEDEESLAGQKRASSQALGTIPKRRSSSRFIKRKKFDDELVESSLAKSSTRAKGASGVEPGRCSGSEPSSSEKKKVSKAPSTPVPPSPAPTPGLTKRVKKSKQPLQVTKDLGRWKPADDLLLVNAVLQTNDLTSVHLGVKFSCRFTLREVQERWYALLYDPVISKLACQAMRQLHPEAIAAIQSKALFSKAEEQLLSKVGSTSQPTLETFQDLLHRHPDAFYLARTAKALQAHWQLMKQYYLLEDQTVQPLPKGDQVLNFSDAEDLIDDSKLKDMRDEVLEHELTVADRRQKREIRQLEQELHKWQVLVDSITGMSSPDFDNQTLAVLRGRMVRYLMRSREITLGRATKDNQIDVDLSLEGPAWKISRKQGVIKLKNNGDFFIANEGRRPIYIDGRPVLCGSKWRLSNNSVVEIASLRFVFLINQDLIALIRAEAAKITPQ
- the MCRS1 gene encoding microspherule protein 1 isoform X3, with the protein product MASGTASRSEDEESLAGQKRASSQALGTIPKRRSSSRFIKRKKFDDELVESSLAKSSTRAKGASGVEPGRCSGSEPSSSEKKKVSKAPSTPVPPSPAPTPGLTKRVKKSKQPLQVTKDLGRWKPADDLLLVNAVLQTNDLTSVHLGVKFSCRFTLREVQERWYALLYDPVISKLACQAMRQLHPEAIAAIQSKALFSKAEEQLLSKVGSTSQPTLETFQDLLHRHPDAFYLARTAKALQAHWQLMKQYYLLEDQTVQPLPKGDQVLNFSDAEDLIDDSKLKDMRDEVLEHELTVADRRQKREIRQLEQELHKWQVLVDSITGMSSPDFDNQTLAVLRGRMVRYLMRSREITLGRATKDNQIDVDLSLEGPAWKISRKQGVIKLKNNGDFFIANEGRRPIYIDGRPVLCGSKWRLSNNSVVEIASLRFVFLINQDLIALIRAEAAKITPQ